Proteins encoded by one window of Serratia nevei:
- a CDS encoding porin: protein MAMKLRVLTQAVALGLAIGSASFAAQAEITLLKQDPQAGDPLSRLNFTVGGSIRPQFNNMTGDGDKGSYKRNGFDGGTRFRFAADYYLFDDISWISYYELGVNIPALFDWDHHYADGARNTSRRMLYTGLKSNTWGQMTFGQQNSVYYDVVGAKTDIWDYDMLAQAPGNGINGDYDGSYRSRKMLKYKNRFGDADVYASYLFSDSDYLPGNGLRYKRKGGGSLGVDYHITQDLTWGTAWNYTRAEMRNPSTSGSKSYDQNIVGTALSWKPDNWTLTFGGGYYHDFLTTKKADVNNYFAGDAWGIEYLAGYTVPVGQYAVKSVMPYFMGDRLEYVTGRNYQRIDNGLGVTVQFDYGFRVDVEHVLTSSTDNLGDMTVVRLRYDF, encoded by the coding sequence ATGGCAATGAAATTGCGCGTATTGACTCAAGCGGTGGCGCTGGGTCTGGCGATCGGCAGCGCGTCGTTCGCCGCTCAGGCGGAAATCACCCTGCTGAAGCAGGATCCACAGGCCGGTGATCCGCTCAGCCGCCTGAACTTCACCGTTGGCGGCAGCATCCGTCCGCAGTTCAACAACATGACGGGCGACGGCGACAAAGGTTCCTACAAGCGTAACGGCTTTGACGGCGGCACCCGCTTCCGTTTCGCGGCGGACTACTACCTGTTCGACGATATCAGCTGGATCAGCTACTACGAGCTGGGCGTAAACATTCCGGCGCTGTTCGACTGGGATCATCACTATGCCGACGGCGCGAGAAACACCAGCCGCCGCATGCTGTACACCGGCCTGAAAAGCAACACCTGGGGCCAGATGACCTTCGGCCAGCAGAACAGCGTTTACTATGATGTGGTTGGCGCCAAGACCGATATCTGGGACTACGACATGTTGGCCCAGGCGCCGGGCAACGGCATCAACGGCGACTACGACGGCTCTTACCGTTCACGCAAGATGCTGAAGTACAAGAACCGCTTCGGCGATGCGGACGTTTATGCGTCGTACCTGTTCAGCGACAGCGACTACCTGCCGGGCAACGGCCTGCGCTATAAGCGCAAAGGCGGCGGCTCACTGGGCGTGGATTACCACATCACGCAGGATCTGACCTGGGGCACCGCCTGGAACTACACCCGCGCCGAAATGCGCAACCCGTCCACCAGCGGCAGCAAGAGCTACGATCAGAACATCGTCGGCACCGCCCTCAGCTGGAAACCGGACAACTGGACCCTCACCTTCGGCGGCGGTTACTACCACGACTTCCTGACCACCAAGAAAGCCGACGTCAACAATTACTTCGCCGGCGATGCGTGGGGTATCGAATACCTGGCCGGTTATACCGTGCCGGTTGGCCAGTACGCGGTGAAATCGGTGATGCCGTACTTTATGGGCGATCGCCTGGAATACGTCACCGGGCGCAACTACCAGCGCATCGACAACGGCCTCGGGGTTACCGTGCAGTTTGACTACGGCTTCCGCGTTGACGTAGAGCACGTGCTGACATCGAGCACCGACAACCTCGGCGATATGACCGTGGTGCGTCTGCGCTACGATTTCTGA
- a CDS encoding helix-turn-helix transcriptional regulator gives MNPSVLASETHRGHLQQIISGLSDGVILTDTDQTLLWANEAALAMHGVSHQKALGANADEYAARFALRYRNNHPLALEQYPLNRVADGETFTDVVVEVRQVDDPDSFWVHRLRSLIITDAQGQPELLALILSDATEWASAEQRFEKTFNANPAPAVICRLSDLRYVKVNQGFLDMTGYQREQVMGRSVYELDVLEQAEHKELAIQRLGEGATIPQMEAELKLPGGGSKLVVVAGQPLDINEDDCMLFTFTDLEPRRQAESALRESEERFAKAFRLSPVPTLLCTAHERRVLDVNEAFTRTTEYDAEALIGKTVDEIQFIDDPEANRRLFAALEKSGNVEGLDIRVRKKGSESIDCVASADAVSIHNAPCYLLVLMDITERKRSELELVSAIEEVMQDASWFSQTLIEKLANVKSLNRPDQTGFNASDLTPRERDVLELICEGLPDKKIAARLNLALNTIRNHVATVYSKLGVHSRSEAIVWARERGLFTGGSATRNGK, from the coding sequence ATGAACCCATCCGTCCTGGCCAGCGAAACCCACCGCGGCCACCTGCAGCAAATCATCTCCGGCTTGTCCGACGGCGTGATCCTGACGGATACCGATCAAACGCTGCTTTGGGCCAACGAAGCCGCGTTGGCCATGCATGGCGTGAGCCACCAGAAAGCCCTGGGGGCCAATGCCGACGAGTACGCGGCGCGGTTTGCCCTGCGTTATCGCAACAACCACCCGCTGGCGCTGGAACAGTACCCGCTAAACCGGGTTGCCGATGGCGAGACCTTCACCGATGTGGTAGTGGAAGTTCGGCAGGTCGACGATCCGGACAGCTTCTGGGTGCACCGCCTGCGGAGCCTGATTATCACCGATGCGCAGGGGCAGCCGGAGCTGCTGGCGCTGATCCTAAGCGACGCGACGGAGTGGGCCAGCGCCGAACAGCGCTTTGAAAAAACCTTCAACGCCAATCCGGCGCCGGCGGTCATTTGTCGGCTAAGCGACCTGCGTTACGTCAAGGTCAATCAGGGGTTCCTCGATATGACCGGTTACCAGCGTGAACAGGTCATGGGGCGTTCGGTCTATGAACTCGACGTGTTGGAACAGGCTGAGCACAAAGAGCTGGCGATTCAGCGCCTGGGGGAAGGCGCAACCATTCCGCAAATGGAGGCCGAGCTGAAACTGCCCGGTGGCGGAAGCAAGCTGGTGGTGGTTGCCGGCCAACCGCTGGACATCAATGAAGACGACTGCATGCTGTTCACTTTTACCGATCTCGAACCCCGGCGTCAGGCGGAATCGGCGCTGCGGGAAAGTGAAGAGCGGTTCGCCAAGGCATTTCGCCTGAGCCCGGTGCCGACGTTGTTGTGTACGGCGCACGAGCGGCGCGTGCTGGACGTCAACGAAGCCTTCACCCGCACCACCGAGTACGACGCCGAAGCCTTGATCGGCAAAACGGTCGATGAGATCCAATTTATTGACGATCCCGAGGCGAACCGCCGTTTGTTTGCCGCGCTGGAAAAAAGCGGTAACGTCGAAGGGCTGGACATCCGGGTACGCAAGAAAGGGAGCGAGTCGATCGACTGCGTGGCCTCGGCGGATGCCGTCAGCATTCACAATGCGCCCTGCTACCTGCTGGTGCTCATGGACATTACCGAACGCAAACGCTCGGAGCTGGAGCTGGTGAGCGCCATCGAGGAAGTGATGCAGGACGCTTCCTGGTTCAGCCAAACCTTGATTGAAAAACTGGCCAACGTGAAAAGCCTCAACCGGCCCGATCAGACCGGATTTAACGCCAGCGATCTCACGCCGCGCGAGCGCGATGTGCTGGAATTGATTTGCGAGGGGCTGCCGGACAAGAAAATCGCAGCGCGCCTCAATCTGGCGCTCAACACCATTCGCAATCATGTCGCGACGGTCTATTCCAAACTGGGCGTGCATAGCCGCAGCGAAGCCATCGTCTGGGCCAGGGAGCGCGGTCTGTTTACCGGCGGGTCGGCCACCAGGAACGGCAAGTAG
- a CDS encoding ankyrin repeat domain-containing protein: MRQVFNVFAALFIAIGLVFTTGCKEKGMDLPPEGYFTGQQLVLAKAIRDGNIGNIKRLAKETDLNSPGEHDMTLLFYALATSTHDNATPERLQIATELVKAGADPLQPRPNGGASPAEWMAKLDNGIWLKALLDGGLSPNARGKLDDLPIIFQTIKSSNTETMATLIKYGADINIQDRLKRTPLVECAYLGRIDHMNLLLKHGANPFIEDRFGENFVDLLDDKIKKTEGNDSLHTRYLELKKLLRVQ, translated from the coding sequence ATGAGACAAGTTTTTAACGTGTTCGCAGCGCTGTTCATCGCGATTGGATTGGTGTTTACAACCGGATGTAAGGAGAAAGGAATGGACTTGCCGCCAGAAGGTTACTTTACAGGTCAACAGCTTGTGTTGGCTAAGGCTATCCGCGATGGGAATATCGGCAACATCAAACGGCTGGCGAAAGAGACGGATCTGAACAGCCCCGGTGAACACGATATGACATTATTGTTTTATGCCCTGGCGACGTCGACTCATGACAATGCCACGCCGGAACGGCTGCAGATTGCGACCGAGTTGGTAAAGGCCGGAGCCGATCCACTGCAACCTCGCCCCAATGGCGGTGCCAGTCCTGCTGAATGGATGGCAAAATTAGACAACGGTATTTGGTTAAAGGCATTGCTTGATGGGGGATTGTCTCCTAATGCAAGAGGCAAACTTGATGATCTACCAATAATATTTCAGACAATTAAATCCAGTAATACAGAGACAATGGCGACACTGATAAAATATGGTGCGGACATTAACATTCAGGATAGGTTAAAGAGAACACCATTAGTGGAGTGTGCTTATTTGGGGCGAATTGACCATATGAATCTTCTGCTTAAACATGGTGCAAATCCGTTTATTGAAGATAGATTTGGTGAAAACTTTGTTGATTTACTCGATGATAAAATCAAGAAAACGGAGGGTAATGATTCATTGCATACTCGATACCTTGAATTAAAGAAACTGCTGAGAGTTCAATAA
- a CDS encoding DMT family transporter, producing the protein MNARIGIDGRAAAAMVMLCAIWGMQQVAIKAAEPDVSAVLQIAIRSGLAALAVYLLARGRGERFTWDRATLCAGLSVGALFALEFFFVSAGLRYTSASHMAVFLYTAPLFSALGLHFLLPQERLSPVQWLGMLIAFGGVVLAISGMAEGSGGAERLKGDLYGLLAGIAWGASTLVIRTTRLAECPAKQTLLCQLTGACVLLSLPALATGNLHFTLSPVAWYSLLFQTVVVSFFSYLIWFSLLRRYQASSLGILTFMTPVFGILAGGVILGEPLQIEFVLGAMLIVLGLIVVSCSYLIYFDRRVAPKI; encoded by the coding sequence ATGAATGCGAGAATCGGAATCGACGGCAGGGCTGCCGCCGCGATGGTGATGCTATGCGCCATCTGGGGAATGCAACAGGTGGCAATCAAGGCCGCCGAGCCGGATGTGTCGGCGGTGCTGCAAATCGCCATTCGCTCGGGTCTCGCCGCGTTGGCGGTTTACCTGCTGGCGCGCGGCCGCGGCGAGCGTTTCACCTGGGATCGCGCCACGCTGTGCGCCGGTTTGAGCGTGGGGGCATTGTTCGCGCTGGAGTTCTTTTTTGTCTCCGCAGGGCTGCGTTACACCAGCGCCTCGCATATGGCGGTGTTTTTGTACACCGCGCCGCTGTTTTCCGCCCTTGGCCTGCATTTTCTCCTTCCTCAGGAGCGCCTGTCGCCGGTGCAGTGGCTGGGCATGCTCATCGCCTTTGGCGGCGTGGTGCTGGCCATATCGGGCATGGCTGAGGGAAGCGGCGGAGCCGAACGGCTGAAAGGCGATCTCTACGGCCTGCTGGCGGGGATCGCCTGGGGAGCCTCTACCCTGGTGATCCGCACCACGCGCCTGGCGGAGTGCCCGGCTAAACAGACGCTGCTGTGCCAGCTGACGGGCGCCTGTGTGCTGCTGTCGTTGCCGGCGCTGGCGACGGGAAACCTGCATTTCACCCTGAGCCCGGTGGCCTGGTACAGCCTGCTGTTCCAGACCGTGGTGGTGTCGTTTTTCAGCTACCTGATCTGGTTTTCGCTGCTGCGTCGCTATCAGGCCTCCTCACTGGGCATTCTCACCTTTATGACGCCGGTATTCGGTATCCTGGCGGGGGGCGTTATTCTCGGCGAGCCGTTGCAAATTGAGTTTGTATTGGGGGCCATGCTGATCGTGCTGGGATTAATCGTGGTGAGTTGTTCTTATCTTATTTATTTTGACCGAAGAGTGGCACCCAAAATATAA
- the pgaD gene encoding poly-beta-1,6-N-acetyl-D-glucosamine biosynthesis protein PgaD, with amino-acid sequence MTDVLIYSERGLLPRVVDSLLTLFAWCGFLYLFSRGLMSVMDQHGVGSALSLLEVISLYIIVALFNAVTLIAWAKYNQYFSRRRAAGRWRKQQPNTHIGYITPELTRQLRHLPIAVVSHNSGGGISQVSGRLTAAEPAANKVVQLR; translated from the coding sequence ATGACGGACGTCCTGATTTATTCCGAACGCGGCCTGCTGCCGCGCGTGGTAGACAGCCTGTTGACGCTTTTTGCCTGGTGCGGCTTCCTTTATCTGTTCAGCCGAGGCCTGATGTCGGTGATGGATCAGCACGGGGTGGGGTCCGCCCTGTCGCTGCTGGAGGTGATCTCGCTGTATATCATTGTGGCGTTGTTCAATGCCGTCACGTTGATCGCCTGGGCCAAATACAACCAGTATTTCTCCCGCCGCAGGGCGGCCGGCCGCTGGCGGAAACAGCAACCGAACACCCACATCGGCTATATCACGCCGGAGTTAACCCGGCAGCTGCGGCATTTGCCGATCGCCGTGGTGTCCCATAACAGCGGCGGCGGCATCAGCCAGGTCAGCGGCAGGCTGACGGCGGCCGAACCGGCAGCGAACAAGGTGGTGCAGCTGCGTTAG
- the pgaC gene encoding poly-beta-1,6-N-acetyl-D-glucosamine synthase — MTDRLIALFILCLVLSVPFGIVLLFTGEVLLNFVFFWPLFMSGIWIAGGIYFWLHRERHWRWSPDMPAPVLPGNPLISVLIPCFNEGLNARETISAAMAQRYENIEVIAINDGSSDDTAEVLDQLTLEFPRLRVIHLAQNQGKAIALQAGAAAARSEFLVCIDGDALLDRDAAAYLVAPLLANPHVGAVTGNPRIRTRSTLIGRIQVGEFSSIIGLIKRTQRVYGRLFTISGVVAAFRKQALTDVGYWSQDMITEDIDISWKLQLKHWAIFFEPRALCWILMPETLRGLWKQRLRWAQGGAEVFLKNLRNLWAWEHRHMWLLFAEYCLSTLWAFTYLVSVLIFLVGLAVPLPEGIRIHSLLTPAFTGLVLGVVCLLQFTVSLLLEKRYEKGFGRSLFWIIWYPLVYWLLSLLTTLVAFSKVMLKARRGRARWISPDRGIGRIKE; from the coding sequence ATGACCGATCGTTTAATTGCCTTATTTATCCTGTGTCTGGTGTTGAGCGTGCCTTTCGGCATCGTCCTGCTGTTTACCGGCGAAGTGCTGCTCAACTTCGTGTTTTTCTGGCCGCTGTTCATGTCCGGTATCTGGATCGCCGGCGGCATCTATTTCTGGCTGCACCGCGAGCGCCACTGGCGCTGGAGCCCGGACATGCCCGCGCCGGTGCTGCCGGGCAACCCGTTGATCAGCGTGCTGATCCCCTGTTTCAACGAAGGGTTGAACGCGCGTGAAACCATTTCGGCGGCGATGGCGCAGCGCTATGAAAATATCGAAGTGATCGCCATCAACGACGGTTCCAGCGATGACACCGCTGAGGTGCTGGATCAGTTGACGCTGGAGTTCCCCCGCCTGCGGGTGATCCATCTGGCGCAAAATCAGGGCAAAGCGATCGCGCTGCAGGCGGGCGCGGCGGCGGCGCGCAGCGAGTTTCTGGTGTGCATCGACGGCGATGCGCTGCTGGATCGCGATGCGGCGGCCTATTTGGTGGCGCCGCTGTTGGCCAATCCGCACGTCGGCGCCGTGACCGGCAACCCGCGCATCCGCACGCGCTCCACGCTGATCGGCCGCATCCAGGTCGGTGAGTTTTCGTCGATCATCGGCCTTATCAAGCGCACGCAGCGCGTCTATGGCCGCCTGTTCACCATCTCCGGCGTGGTGGCCGCGTTTCGTAAGCAAGCGCTTACCGATGTCGGCTACTGGAGCCAGGACATGATCACCGAAGACATCGACATCAGCTGGAAGCTGCAGCTCAAGCACTGGGCTATCTTCTTCGAACCGCGGGCGCTGTGCTGGATCCTGATGCCGGAGACCCTGCGCGGGCTGTGGAAGCAGCGCCTGCGCTGGGCGCAGGGCGGCGCCGAGGTGTTTTTAAAGAATCTGCGCAACCTGTGGGCCTGGGAGCACCGGCATATGTGGCTGCTGTTCGCCGAGTATTGCCTCTCTACGTTGTGGGCGTTCACTTACCTGGTCAGCGTGCTGATTTTCCTGGTCGGGCTGGCGGTGCCGCTGCCGGAGGGCATTCGCATTCACTCGTTGCTGACGCCGGCGTTTACCGGCCTGGTGCTGGGCGTGGTGTGCCTGCTGCAGTTCACCGTCAGCCTGCTGCTGGAGAAGCGCTATGAGAAGGGCTTCGGCCGCTCGCTGTTCTGGATCATCTGGTATCCGCTGGTGTATTGGCTGCTCAGCCTGCTGACCACGCTGGTGGCGTTTTCCAAAGTGATGTTGAAAGCTCGGCGCGGGCGTGCGCGCTGGATCAGCCCCGATCGGGGCATTGGGAGGATCAAAGAATGA
- a CDS encoding DUF805 domain-containing protein, with protein sequence MESLGQLAKDLYRGRISRKPFVFSLAIFAVGIVLLSFLSTYLDKNHFRAHAHGDTEEFVSVLLYLLCIMVWALFCFGLVTWFMAKTAFRLNDIGLPGWALAVACYVCSVLNNYSPGPVARWLPLFSLAVMICALLLPPGGLRRKPDGNADD encoded by the coding sequence ATGGAATCTCTCGGACAACTCGCCAAAGATCTTTACCGTGGGCGCATCTCGCGCAAACCCTTTGTTTTCTCGCTGGCGATCTTCGCCGTTGGCATCGTGTTGCTGTCGTTTCTGTCGACCTACCTGGATAAAAACCATTTTCGCGCCCATGCGCACGGCGATACCGAGGAATTCGTCTCGGTATTGCTGTACCTGCTGTGCATTATGGTCTGGGCGCTGTTCTGTTTCGGCCTGGTGACGTGGTTTATGGCCAAAACCGCGTTTCGGCTCAACGATATCGGCCTGCCGGGTTGGGCGCTGGCCGTGGCGTGCTATGTTTGCTCGGTGCTCAACAACTACTCCCCCGGCCCGGTGGCGCGCTGGCTGCCGCTGTTCAGCCTGGCCGTCATGATCTGCGCCCTGCTGTTGCCGCCGGGCGGGCTGCGCCGCAAGCCGGACGGCAACGCTGACGACTAA
- a CDS encoding phospholipase — protein MQLIYFMSESLAPEKFARILNPADARYELERHYLFGGSSMSSISSRHTITRNTQSGIGVSSYREDSGMKRGVFDELKRGSLLAVDASIGAWSPVKYPFFINAQGRLQRYPGTVLPPQYPVERIIQRYEEMISRYAARPKPTSLPPRQNTAKNPPLMQAVAAAVGSSLTVIKEVVRPMSKQERWQARKYLIGRGERSIYPDARIAAQRLAQNNVAVEKAKLAQNVYNTTNPLAATPGVPEGWRDVSNDGGFLDGLGVRREMLYDNEISPGFLARVYAPDKAVFGDDMNPTVVFRGSRMPELPNGKLNAAKKIFIDRELPEIKNLEDWTNNFNQGRGAESAYYQRAVDIGSLLKGRVDISGHSLGGGLASAASMTSGKSGWTFNAAGLNSGTVEKYGGSLVGSEDIINAYRVKGEILTRLQEVDLRQDFIDVNGNLALLAAKEKISSHLPDAVGVKHTLDGGVGNMGDRHGIQQVIDCIEQEKDDDIATIGHRI, from the coding sequence GTGCAGTTGATTTATTTTATGTCGGAATCGTTGGCGCCGGAGAAATTCGCCCGCATCCTTAATCCCGCCGATGCGCGTTATGAGCTGGAGCGACATTACCTGTTCGGCGGTTCGTCCATGTCGTCGATATCGAGCAGGCACACTATCACGCGCAATACGCAGTCCGGTATTGGCGTATCGAGTTACCGGGAAGATAGCGGCATGAAGCGCGGCGTGTTTGACGAACTAAAACGCGGCAGTTTGCTTGCCGTCGATGCAAGTATCGGTGCCTGGAGCCCCGTCAAATATCCGTTTTTCATCAATGCGCAAGGGCGCCTGCAGCGTTATCCCGGGACTGTATTACCGCCGCAGTACCCAGTCGAACGTATAATTCAACGTTATGAAGAGATGATCAGCCGATACGCCGCCAGGCCTAAACCAACTTCCTTGCCCCCGAGACAAAACACCGCTAAAAATCCCCCGCTGATGCAGGCGGTGGCCGCCGCCGTTGGCTCAAGCCTTACCGTCATCAAAGAGGTCGTTCGCCCAATGAGCAAACAGGAGCGTTGGCAGGCGAGAAAATATCTGATTGGTCGGGGGGAGCGAAGTATCTATCCGGATGCGCGGATTGCGGCGCAACGCCTGGCGCAAAATAACGTCGCGGTGGAAAAGGCCAAGCTGGCGCAGAATGTCTATAACACGACCAATCCGTTGGCGGCTACGCCAGGCGTGCCGGAAGGATGGCGGGATGTGAGTAATGACGGCGGTTTTTTGGATGGTTTAGGGGTTCGCCGGGAAATGCTTTATGACAATGAGATATCACCGGGTTTTTTGGCAAGGGTTTATGCTCCGGATAAAGCCGTGTTTGGCGATGATATGAATCCGACAGTTGTTTTTCGCGGGTCAAGGATGCCTGAACTTCCTAATGGTAAACTGAATGCGGCGAAGAAGATATTTATCGATCGTGAACTGCCAGAGATAAAGAACCTGGAAGACTGGACGAATAACTTCAACCAAGGCAGAGGTGCTGAATCTGCATACTATCAAAGAGCTGTAGATATTGGCTCTTTATTAAAGGGCCGGGTAGATATCTCCGGGCATTCGCTAGGCGGTGGGCTGGCATCGGCGGCATCAATGACCAGCGGTAAATCTGGGTGGACATTTAATGCCGCGGGATTGAATTCGGGTACCGTGGAAAAGTATGGGGGTTCCTTGGTGGGCAGTGAGGATATTATCAACGCCTACCGGGTGAAGGGCGAAATTTTGACGAGGTTGCAGGAAGTCGATCTCAGGCAAGACTTTATCGACGTTAATGGCAACCTTGCATTATTGGCCGCGAAGGAAAAAATATCGTCACATTTGCCGGATGCCGTTGGTGTTAAACACACGCTTGATGGCGGTGTGGGCAATATGGGTGACCGACATGGCATCCAACAAGTGATAGACTGCATCGAACAGGAAAAAGACGATGATATCGCCACAATCGGTCACAGGATATAG
- the mltB gene encoding lytic murein transglycosylase B, whose translation MRHLVALLPLITLLAACSSTPKPSPTATPQGTPVKGGFLLSPAHSGAPLGGDFANNPNTARFIDKMVQEHGFDRQQLHDVLAQARRLDSVLRLMDRQAPTPSTQGPTGPNGSWLRYRNKFITPDNVQNGVVFWNQYQDALQRAWQVYGVPPEIIVGIIGVETRWGRVMGKTRIIDALATLAFDYPRRADYFAGELETFLLMSRTEGDDPLELRGSFAGAMGYGQFMPSSFKSYAVDFNGDGHINLWDPVDAIGSVANYFKAHGWSKGEPVAIQANGQAPGLENGFKTRYSVTALAEAGLSPQGSLGDNQEASLLRLDVGTGYQYWYGLPNFYTITRYNHSTHYAMAVWQLGEAVGRSARGGF comes from the coding sequence ATGCGTCACCTGGTTGCGCTTTTACCGCTGATTACCTTGCTTGCTGCCTGTAGCAGCACGCCGAAACCCAGTCCCACCGCTACGCCGCAAGGCACCCCGGTAAAGGGTGGCTTTTTGCTGAGCCCGGCGCACAGCGGCGCGCCGCTGGGGGGTGATTTCGCCAATAACCCGAATACCGCGCGCTTTATCGATAAGATGGTGCAGGAACACGGCTTTGATCGGCAGCAGCTGCACGACGTGCTGGCGCAGGCACGGCGCCTGGATTCGGTTCTGCGGCTGATGGACAGGCAGGCGCCGACGCCGTCGACCCAGGGGCCAACCGGGCCGAATGGCTCCTGGCTGCGCTACCGCAACAAGTTCATCACGCCGGATAACGTGCAAAACGGCGTGGTGTTCTGGAATCAATATCAGGATGCGCTGCAGCGTGCCTGGCAGGTGTACGGCGTGCCGCCGGAGATCATCGTGGGGATTATCGGCGTGGAGACCCGCTGGGGCCGCGTAATGGGTAAAACCCGCATTATCGATGCGCTGGCGACGCTGGCCTTCGACTACCCGCGCCGCGCCGATTACTTTGCCGGTGAGCTGGAAACCTTCCTGCTGATGTCGCGCACCGAAGGCGACGATCCGCTCGAGCTGCGCGGCTCCTTCGCCGGCGCGATGGGCTATGGGCAGTTCATGCCTTCTTCCTTCAAGAGCTATGCGGTCGACTTCAACGGCGATGGCCATATCAACCTGTGGGATCCGGTCGATGCCATCGGCAGCGTGGCCAATTACTTCAAGGCGCACGGCTGGTCCAAAGGCGAGCCGGTCGCGATTCAGGCCAACGGCCAGGCGCCGGGGTTGGAAAACGGCTTCAAGACCCGCTACTCGGTCACCGCGCTGGCGGAAGCCGGCCTGAGCCCGCAGGGATCGCTCGGGGATAACCAGGAAGCCAGCCTGTTGCGGCTGGACGTCGGCACCGGCTACCAGTATTGGTACGGCCTGCCGAACTTCTACACCATCACCCGTTATAACCACAGCACCCATTACGCCATGGCGGTATGGCAGCTGGGCGAAGCGGTAGGGCGCTCGGCGCGCGGCGGCTTCTGA
- the dsdC gene encoding DNA-binding transcriptional regulator DsdC encodes MFPSKKHSQRATPLTSYQFSRLHTFECVARHLSFALAAQELSITPSAVSHRINLLEKELGFLLFQRFHRRITLTPEGERMQWALDSSFNTLNQEILDIKNRELTGTLTLYSHPSLVQCLLLPRIGDFIAQHPTIHLNILTGQEIINLANRGVDLAMYFGKLPSGRHLDEAFMQESMVPICTPQYAAAHSLYDAPENLAHCTLLHDRYNSGEDEWQTWSQHFALGLDTDSKSMEFDRSDLAVLAATRHLGVAMGRLNLVQDWIKSGELIIPFTDMTVPCEHCYFTSTISERQWPKILAFKQWIMKIAPLV; translated from the coding sequence ATGTTCCCCAGTAAAAAACATTCACAGCGGGCCACCCCGCTGACCAGCTATCAATTTTCCCGGTTGCATACTTTCGAATGCGTCGCCCGTCATTTATCTTTTGCGCTGGCGGCGCAAGAATTGTCGATCACCCCCAGCGCCGTAAGCCACCGCATTAATCTGCTCGAAAAGGAGTTGGGCTTCCTGCTATTCCAGCGCTTTCATCGCAGAATTACCCTGACCCCGGAGGGCGAGCGCATGCAATGGGCGCTGGACAGCTCCTTCAACACGCTGAATCAGGAAATTCTGGACATCAAAAATCGCGAGCTGACGGGGACGTTGACCCTCTATTCGCACCCCTCTCTGGTGCAATGCCTGTTGCTGCCGCGCATCGGCGACTTTATCGCCCAGCACCCCACCATTCACCTCAACATTCTGACCGGGCAGGAGATCATCAACCTGGCCAACCGCGGCGTGGACTTGGCGATGTACTTCGGCAAACTGCCCTCGGGGCGGCATCTGGACGAGGCTTTTATGCAGGAATCGATGGTGCCGATCTGCACGCCGCAGTATGCCGCCGCACATAGCCTGTACGATGCGCCGGAAAACCTGGCCCACTGCACGCTGCTGCACGATCGCTACAACTCCGGCGAAGACGAGTGGCAAACCTGGTCGCAACACTTTGCGCTGGGGCTGGATACCGACAGCAAGAGCATGGAGTTCGACCGCTCCGATCTCGCGGTGCTGGCCGCCACGCGGCACCTTGGCGTCGCCATGGGGCGGCTCAATCTGGTGCAGGATTGGATCAAAAGCGGCGAGCTGATCATTCCGTTCACCGACATGACCGTGCCCTGCGAGCACTGCTATTTCACCTCGACCATCTCCGAGCGGCAGTGGCCGAAAATCCTCGCGTTTAAGCAGTGGATCATGAAAATCGCCCCTCTGGTCTGA
- a CDS encoding CsbD family protein: MNSEKANGMMEKVAGKAQEMAGDVTRNERLQAEGATRYAAGALQEKYGDALSCAGSMMKKNPLAALALIAGAGLLAGLLLRRR, translated from the coding sequence ATGAACAGCGAAAAGGCCAATGGCATGATGGAAAAAGTGGCGGGCAAAGCGCAGGAAATGGCGGGCGACGTCACCAGAAACGAACGTTTGCAGGCCGAAGGCGCCACGCGCTATGCAGCGGGCGCGCTGCAAGAAAAATACGGCGACGCCCTGAGCTGCGCCGGCAGCATGATGAAGAAAAACCCCCTCGCTGCATTAGCCCTCATTGCCGGCGCTGGCCTGTTGGCCGGCCTGCTGCTGCGCCGCCGTTGA